In the Thermanaerothrix sp. genome, GGGGATCATATTTCGTTTGGATTCTTAGGTGAGGCAACGTTCCCTTTTCGTTTAGATTTTACGTGAGGCAATTCGGGGGCTTGCAAAAAGCCAGGTTCCGTTGTAGAATCTTCACCGTTGCGGGTTGGGGCGGCTAGCTCAGCGGGAGAGCACTGCCTTCACACGGCAGGGGTCACAGGTTCGATCCCTGTGCCGCCCACCATAGTAGTCTTGGGCCTCCTGTGGGAGGCCCTTTTTCGTTTTTCGCCGCCCCATGGGCGCCGCTGGATCACGCCTGATGCGGCGCCGATAGGACCCAACCTTCAGGGCTAAGACTCGATCGGAGGCCTACCCCACAGGACCGGCAAAGGCCCCGGGGCTTGGAAAAGGCGGAAAAGGCAAAGACGGGCCCCTTGGAGGCAGACTCGAGTTTTAGGAATCTCCTCCAAGGGGTTTCCTAGACCCAAGCCTTCTTCAGCCCTAGTCCTCGAAGCAGCTTCCCCCGATGAACTCCCTTAGGATTGAAAGGTTCGGCACGTTGTCCGAGGGTATGAAGGGCACGAACCTGAGCATGGACAGGAGCCGCTGGGCCTCACCGTAGGCGGGGGACTCCTCCGGCACCGCCCGAAGCAGGGGCTCCGCGTAGCCCTTGAGCACCGGCAGTTCGTACACCAGGGCGGTGTTAAACATCACGTCCGCCACCGCCTGGTAGGGGAAGATGTGCCGGTGGGACCCCCTTATGACCGACGGCCACCTAAGGAGGGTGCTCTCCGGTGAGTGCCCCCTCACCCGGTGGTCCCTCACCAGCCGGCGGAGCAGGCGGTTGTCGGTGGTGCTGGTCCTGTTGTGCCTGTCAAGGCTGACGCCGGTCAAGGGTGAGACGAAGATCTTGTACTTCATCTCATCGGGTATGGACCGGGTGAGCCTCTCGTTGAGGCCGTGTATGCCCTCTATGATTATCACGTCGTCGCCGCTTATCTTAAGGCGCTTTCCGGGCTTCCTCCTGCCGGTTATGAAGTCGAACTTGGGCAGCTGCACATCCTTGCCCTCCATCAGATCCGACAGGTCCCGGTTTATGGCCTCCAGGTCCAGGGCCTCCAATGCCTCGAAGTCGTAATCGCCGTTCTCGTCCCTTGGGGTGAGCTCCCGGTCCACGAAGTAGTCGTCCAGGGATATGGCCACCGGCCTCTTCCCGCAGACCTGCAGCTGCACCTGAAGCCTCTTGGCGGTGGTGGTCTTGCCGGAGCCCGAGGGTCCCGCCAGGCACACCAGCTTGACCTCGGGCCTTGAGCATATCTCCCGGGCCACCCGGGCCAAGGCCTCACCGTGAAGGGCCTCGGAGATCAATATGAGCTCCAACCCCATGCCGGAGGCCACCCGTTCGTGTATGCTGTCCATGGTGGTTACCCCCAGCACGTCGAGCCACTGGGAGTACTCTATGAAGACCTCCGCCAAGCTCTTAGGCGCCTGGAACGGGGGTATGCGGTCCGGGAAGGACACGGTGGGAAACTGCAGGACCATGCCCGGCGGATAGTACAGGAGGTCGAAGACCTTCACCTGCCCCGTGCTGGAAGCCAACGGGGCGTAGAAGTAGCCGTAGGTCTCCGCGCACCGGTAGGCCACCACCGGGTCCACGGCGGTCCACTTGAGAAGCCTCGCCTTGTCGAGGTTGCCCTGGCGCTCGAAAATGGCCTTGGCCTTGTCCAGGGGCAGCACCTCCCGGTGGATGGGGATGTTGAGGTCTATGAGGCGGTTCATCTCCGCCTTCAC is a window encoding:
- a CDS encoding nucleoside kinase, whose protein sequence is MGFNVSVAGFGDMVCEMPLTGSELLSLSKVEGAHQVVACRVNHYLRPLNWVIDGPSEVQFVDTGSFEGMEVYRRTLSFLLVMASKRALGQDVIIRHSMSDGYYCELVGGGASEEDVNAVKAEMNRLIDLNIPIHREVLPLDKAKAIFERQGNLDKARLLKWTAVDPVVAYRCAETYGYFYAPLASSTGQVKVFDLLYYPPGMVLQFPTVSFPDRIPPFQAPKSLAEVFIEYSQWLDVLGVTTMDSIHERVASGMGLELILISEALHGEALARVAREICSRPEVKLVCLAGPSGSGKTTTAKRLQVQLQVCGKRPVAISLDDYFVDRELTPRDENGDYDFEALEALDLEAINRDLSDLMEGKDVQLPKFDFITGRRKPGKRLKISGDDVIIIEGIHGLNERLTRSIPDEMKYKIFVSPLTGVSLDRHNRTSTTDNRLLRRLVRDHRVRGHSPESTLLRWPSVIRGSHRHIFPYQAVADVMFNTALVYELPVLKGYAEPLLRAVPEESPAYGEAQRLLSMLRFVPFIPSDNVPNLSILREFIGGSCFED